The genomic segment acaataaatgtctcacattttgtcgttgccgcaaaatgttgtactgcttgtaattccgtttccaccgttgctcgacactgcgtgtatagagcaggtagtgcaacatttgaaaaatagttgcgagacggcactgtgtagcgtttgtctagggtgttgatcattttcctaaatccctcgtttcacagtgttgatgggagccatatctttagccAGGTGATAAGTCATAGCCTccataatttctttgtgcctgcgggagttcgacggtatggggaagcgctgtataaggttcccgttattgatgtttgggtggttgaccgggacggattttctcctgtcactttcttggcctttacagcTTCGTCATCTCTCACGTGCTCTCCGTTGTTTTATCCCTGCCAATTTTAGCAACCAGctggcttctgtatcacgtggtataaggctccgcccttgtcatttgttgcgCAGGAAGAGTGagtgcttgttttcatgcagattatgtcccggatcaaaatgcggtacaatcgtcatcttttttttttcttttttttaaaaatcgttgtcatttggaaatgagatcgcacataagtatgaattgagatcgcgattttctaacgattaatggTGCAGCCCTACTTCCGACCCACTCAAACTCCTGAGGCACAGCTGCTTTACTTGCATAAGCAACTTTAAATACATAATTGTCTAATTCAAAAAAACATAAAGCCCTCACTTTTTAGAAATGTGTTCCAGCAAAAATATTGTCCTGTATTCAGGTCTATTaaacttgtttgttttgttttttcacttcttaaGGTGTGGCTTATAGCAGGTCTTCATTAAACATCATCCATAATCAAGACTCACCCCTGGGGCCACTTCTTCTTTGTTTGCAATATCTATGGGTACAACCTCGACAGTCCTCCACGTCTGCTCATCCAGTTCATGGACCTgcataaagaaaacataaagcagAAACACTTCAGCGCAAAACAGGGACAAAAAGaggcatttgtttttcattcaaattTGTTGAGTATAAATCAAATCACATGCAAATTCAGAACCGCCAGGTGAACTCTAACTTGGACCCTTCTATCATGCAAGGGTATGACAGAAAGATTCATCAACATAAGGCTGCCCAGCCTGTGTTTTGTGGCTTTTAAATAGGAGCCTGTATCTCAACATAGGGACATAAAAATCATGGACATTTCTCAGGTGTCTAAACATTTACTTCAACCTGCACTATCCAGCATTTCTCAATATTATATAGATTTTCCTTCCCCCTCTCATTTGACAGAATTTCAATGCACTGCTGGGATACAGCCAGCATTCCCTTTCACTTACATTTTCTACTGTTCCCATGTCAGGTTTGTGCCAGGTCTCGATCTTAATCATGAAGTCATCCTTCATGTACTCATTCTGAAAAGCAGGAGACAAATAACATTCTTTATATGTTGAAGTGAAGCAATGACAGGCTGTCACTCAGAAGTCAGGCAGGTCCCCTACACTGACAGCTACAGCTGATCTTGGCTGGTACCAACAACACTATGAATGGAAGGTTGTGAGACGTAAAACCTGCAGCTAAATCCAATTAACCAATCAGACTAAAGCAACACTGGTGATGCTATACCACTCAGCTCTGGTCTATTTTTAATATTAGTAACACTAGTTAGCTTGCCAGTAATCTAAAGCAATTCTGGGCTCTGAACTTCGAACATCACAAGGACAGAGAAACAAATATCAAGGAACAGGGAGTGGATCAAATATTTTTGGCATACGTTGATGAGTGTCTGTTGCATACATAAAGTAATATCTGTTTATTTTATGCAAACGCAAACTGGCCttataaaattaaacaaatatgtcaaTGAAAATTGTAGAttatgttttatgttaatgGATTTGAAGCAGGTAGTGGAAGATGTCACATCAAACTCAACTTTGTGGACGTTTCCTGGCATAAAAATGAGCTGTGATCGTCTAACTTGGTGTAAGACCCCCTCCTGTCCTAAAGGACATGGAATGGCTAATGGGTGGATTTTCTGGTGGGACTAGGCCTTTAACAAAAAACATCCCAAAAAGAGGTAATGGGTAACTCACCGTCACAACTGCAGagtaaaaaggaaaagagaaaaaaaaaaaagagcatcaGTATCAAATAATTAACAAAAAACTGTACATTTTTAGTATTATTTAAAGAAATGCATTTATGAAATGCCTATTTCTGTAGTGGCTAAGTGGACTATCAAAACTATTAAATAATAACAAGTCTAAGTTTCTTCTGTGCAAACAATTTATTTGTAGTAAATAATAAGAGGAATACGAGGCTCTTGTTCTATGGATCGCTCCAATTTCCCTGTCTCGGACTGTAGCTGGTAGTCCCTCTTCCTCAGCCTCGATGAGTTTGTCATAGCAGCGCATGAATCAGCCTTCCACCTGCTGAAAGTTCTGGTTAGAGTGATTCTCCCACTTGCAGTGGATCTCTGAATCAAAAGAAGGTCTACTGTTGTCAGCTGCAGTCCAGGATGGTGGAAATACTGGGGAAAACATCTGAATCATACAGACAACTGCCACAATTGCAGCCTGGCTGGCAAGCCAGCTGGTAGGGAAACATGAGATAGGAAGGGCTGTGGGTAACTGGTCACTAGCATCTACTAGTTAATCAATTGCATATTTCCTCACAGACACATTGCTCCCCATAATTTTATCATTAATGCTATTCAAATAACACAAGCACACTAATGAAAGGGCACGAGTATGAACTGACTTCTTCTGCGTGTACTTACTAGTGCGACAGTATGGGTAGGCATTCCAAGCCTTTTCGTGAAAAACTAATGCTCCTTCTGGTGCAATCATCTTCACGTAACCCGGGACTTTACTGTTATGAAAGAGAAAATTAGACAATCATTATACTTTCCAACTTGTGTCTTTCAAAGGCCATAAAACATTGTAACAGGGAGCCGACTGTGCTCTTTAAAACTAGTAAGTGTGTGTTCTCTTGAGTTATTATCTGAAATATTTAATCAATTCTCATGCTGTACATATCTAGAGCTCTTACCCAAACCCATTTTCTATAATATCACAAAGACCATACAATATACAGATGGTGGACAAAATAAGTTTAAACACCTGACATAAAGCCTGAACTTTTATGCACATTTTATCTGTTTTCAGTTGAGGgactagaccaggggtcggcaacctgcggctccggagctgcatgcagctctttagtccttatactgcggctccacgtggtttgggaaaataaattaaaagtatttagctgaagtgtattttatttatgttagttttttttaacttgtagttctaaattggaagattattgtgatattgaaatacaaaactaaaattatattctataattttttcatcgctcaaaagaagcgtcacactcgcggaagcctaaacgccgtgcatttattgagactttcaaccccagataggccaattatggatcttcggatccacattatgtcagcagctattctccaccgtgaactatgttaaaaacaaacaccgctcacgcctcacagacggcagcttacagtcctgcgtaaagatgaaagtgacttcgtacagccccgatttgcagacgctttgttcagaggttcaggagcagaagccCATTGTAAAAATATCGTACCGACGAtgtacagtgttatcttcattttagatgtcaaaaagtatttgcggctcccagtgttttcttttgcgtggaaaccgggtccaaatggctctttgggttttaaaggttgccgacccctggacTAGACTTTTCATTTAAACTAAGGGGCTCAAATCCTTTCAGTGATGAATGTAAATTATTTCAAAGTTTTGTCCTCACAGTGATATGTGGTCACTACTATGAAGTACTACACAATATGTAAGGAtgcattactttaaaagaaTGTGTAGTATTGTGCTGGAAAATAAGGCTGGTTTTAAGAAATGACTGCTAAATAACAAACAACACTGTCTGTAAAATTGTTCAGAGGAAGGacaatatttagattttttcaCTGTTAGTGCTTCAGTGGTTATGAACACTTGCCTCAGGTAAACTTACTGAAGATAATGACAGCACAAGAAATGTTGCTATCGCTATATCAAGAGCTAGGGTAGTGCCTAGTTCTGGCAAGTGTTGGTTTTGAAACTACAActtacaaatgtaaaaaaaaaaaaaaagaaggtaaaaaaaaaaaaaaaaagcagtcccCTAAATGCATCACTTGCAGCGTGAAAGTAATTAACACAGACATCTAGTCTTAGACTATTATAGTGATAAAAAATTATAACTTTTTTACCAGCTCTCACGTTTTTCACACCTCTTTTAACACCTGTTTGAGAGTTAAGAGTAGGTTTTAGGTTTTAAAATTAGAATTTTGTCAGGGGTACTGGTTTGGCACCTCTCTCTACACAGTGTAAAGCAGGCAGCAGTTAAACTGGATAAAAACCGGGAACAGAGAAGAACTTTGCATATACAGAGCCTGTCAATCAAACAAATCATCCTTACTGAGTGTTTAAGTAATTAGGTCAGACTAATTGTCTCTTATAGAGGACCCTATAATTTCATCCTCAAAAGAAAATTGATTTCAAAGCCTTGCCTTTTTagatgatatattttatgtgtgTATTGTCCCTTCTCTCCATCCTTCTCATAGGGTTCATTCTTCAGCACTTCAAtgccttctcctcctcctgtttcaTTTTTGCTGGCCTCAGCCACAGAGTACAGTTGCCCTACTTGATACTGCAAGAAATGGGAACACAAAGAGAAGACAGAGTGGAAATCAGCTTTGACTACAGTGAAAAATCCTTAGATTAACTGGAAGGATTGGGAAAGGCTTTGTGGGCCCTTGAAGCCTGTGCAGGCGCGTAAGTGCAAGGATGGAGTATCACTAACAGCAACTAGAACCAACGTAGGAAGTAACTGTCTGTATTAATGTACATTTAAAAAGCTATGTTGGGCTGCACGTTCGTTTACAAGAGTCTAGCCACATTTtaaacagcatttcagtcacTGAGTTGCACACTTAAATAACggtttaaacacatttttacaagcCCATCAATAACATCTTTATATTTGtagattttatctttttttaaaaaaaaaaaaaaaagatatttggaCTTGCATGCCAAATGAAGTCCACCATCCTGATATTAATGGTTATTTGACACAATGTGCTTCACAATACGAGCAGtaacaaactaataaaaaaagacCCAAATAGACTCATATAGAAAATCCTTCATTGTgttgagaaaacaaaacaaaacaattatttCTTGTAGAATCCCAATAATAACCTCCACTAGGAGTGAAGATTATTAAAGACTAAACAGAAGTCTATTTTTGagattacacacacaaaaaaagagcatAAAAACATGATTGCTGTTAAGTCAACAGCCAGAATGCAGTTCAAAATGTTGAGCCTACACCCCAGTGTAGCTCTGCTCTCTGCGACACACAGCCTGTCCCAATAACATCAGTAGTCTCTAACAAAGGCTTTTTGTCTTAATATGAGGTTCAGACTAAAGCCAGCATGGATGAACATTTTCTGTGTAGGACAAACACAATACTCCCTCTATTTTATCAAAACATAACAATAACACAGTGAATTTAAATAATATGCCCTTATATACTTTAAGAGAACATGTAGGCAATAATACTCACCTCTTCCACAGAGACTGGCAACACTACACGGCTGCAAGGAGGATATGACaggaaaagaagagagaaacaaataggttaaagacataaaaaatatgaataaaatatgaataaaattctATTTTTAAAATAGAACCAAGCAAAACACACTTTTGTATGGTTGTAAGGAAACCGATGCCACTGCCTAGAAACTTTTATGAAATGATTCAACATTCCTAAAATTTTGcttctttaaaaacatttttttgctaTAAATGTTTACCAGTCTGAATTTTAAAACGTCAATGAGTaactgaatatagtatatggcTTTAGCTGAACTCCAATTATTAAGTAGCAATAGTTTTCAGATAAAattatgagcaaacacttgatAACAGTGTGAAGGAGCAACATTGTTTCGAAGAAACAGGCCAACTGCTGCCAGAGCTTCGGAGGTGAGGGGAAACAGATGCACCTAGCAGATGCAGCTATGGTCcgaatttcaaaatcctacgtTCACATTTACAAGATTTTTAGAAAACGTGACAAAACTCTTGGAGTCCTTAAGGTCGAGGTCTCTGAGATTTGAACTTGTacaagatttttagtagatacacctatggtatcaatttaaAACTCCTACGCCGCTTTGTTCTCGAGTTACTGCATTCAAACTTGGGTGTCTGCCCAACAGGTTGATGACAATAGATGGGGGTTAAaagtgcagcacagagagacaatgATCAGGATAAAACACAAACTATTTCTAATAATTTAAGTTGGCTTCAAGTTACAGGCTGTCACTTGATGAAATCAGTTGAAGtaggcattaaaaaaaacatctcatatttaattactttttctattgttgttgtttttctttgggaCTGGGggtcatttaattaatttttgggTATGTGGGACCTAGAACCAATGAAGATGACATTTAACCCCATAGAAATTAATATAAAACAACAATGGCAGCATGTCAGGTTGCCTAGAAACGTGTACtaaaacaagaaacaagaattggttgcacaagtttgaatttattttgcattttctctAATGCACCCAGGATCAAAGAATACATATAGGCTGAAGTGCATACATACACCCACACTAATACTTGGTTAAATGTCCCTTAGCAAATTGGACCTCAGCCAAATGCTTTTGGTAGCCATTAACAAGTTTCtcattaaaatcattaaaaactccaaattaccatcagatATTGTGTATCTATTAAGCTGTAATCCCCCCTAAATTTGAAACTTAAATAGTTACCTTTTAAAATCTAGATTTGACAAACCTGCTGGTTCAAGACAATTTAGTAGTAGTAGTTCTAGTGTTAACCTTAAACGTATTAAAAGTAAGAGCTACTAGACCTGAACTATTATATGCATATTGCAGCTTAATTACAAAATGAAGGAAATCACCAAACAGACAGTAACAAGTTCTTTCTTGCTTGGATCTTCATGTCCTCATTCATAAAAAATGCTCCTAGACTGGCAGATTGAGCACCCCACCCTTTACCTAAACATCTACTGATTGATCAAGTGTGTGTTCTCTTGTGTACTCAATGTCTACTGTATATAAACACTACTGTGTGCTACACAATATTATACTTCAGAATATCTACATAATTTGCATAATGCATGCAATT from the Oreochromis niloticus isolate F11D_XX linkage group LG7, O_niloticus_UMD_NMBU, whole genome shotgun sequence genome contains:
- the pitpnb gene encoding phosphatidylinositol transfer protein beta isoform, with amino-acid sequence MVLIKEYRVVLPVSVEEYQVGQLYSVAEASKNETGGGEGIEVLKNEPYEKDGEKGQYTHKIYHLKSKVPGYVKMIAPEGALVFHEKAWNAYPYCRTIVTNEYMKDDFMIKIETWHKPDMGTVENVHELDEQTWRTVEVVPIDIANKEEVAPGDYKPEEDPALFHSAKTDRGPLGPEWKSELKADCPYMCAYKLVTVKFKWWGLQTKVENFIHRQEKRIFTNFHRQLFCWIDKWVGLTMEDIRRMEEETQKELEEMRQKGDVRGTCATDE